One Prionailurus bengalensis isolate Pbe53 chromosome D3, Fcat_Pben_1.1_paternal_pri, whole genome shotgun sequence genomic region harbors:
- the LOC122470756 gene encoding LOW QUALITY PROTEIN: L-lactate dehydrogenase A chain-like (The sequence of the model RefSeq protein was modified relative to this genomic sequence to represent the inferred CDS: inserted 4 bases in 2 codons), which produces MATLKDQLIQNLLKEDHTPRNKITVVGVGAVGMACAVSILMKDLAGELALVDVMEDKLKGEMMDLQHGSLFLRTPKXLSGKDYNVTANSKLVIITAGARQQEGESRLNLLQCNVTSFKFIIPNIVKYSPNCKLLVVSNPVGVLTYAAWKISGFPKNRVIGSGCNLDSXRSRYLMGERLGVHPVSCHGWVLGEHGDSSVPVWSGVNVAGVSLKNLHPDSGTDADKEPWKEVHKQVADSAYEVIKLKGYTSWATGLSGADLAESIMKNLRRVHPISTMIKGLYGTKDDVFLSVPCILGQNGISDAVKVTLTPEEVARLKKSADTLWGIQKELQF; this is translated from the exons ATGGCAACTCTCAAGGATCAACTGATTCAGAATCTTCTTAAGGAAGACCATACCCCCCGGAATAAAATTACAGTCGTTGGGGTTGGTGCTGTTGGCATGGCTTGTGCCGTCAGTATCTTAATGAAGGACTTGGCAGGTGAACTTGCTCTTGTTGACGTCATGGAAGACAAACTGAAGGGAGAGATGATGGATCTCCAGCACGGCAGCCTATTCCTCAGAACACCAAA ACTCTCTGGCAAAGACTATAATGTGACTGCAAACTCCAAGCTGGTTATTATCACAGCTGGGGCACgtcagcaggagggagagagccgTCTTAATTTGCTCCAGTGCAATGTGACCAGCTTTAAGTTCATCATTCCTAATATTGTAAAATACAGCCCAAACTGCAAGTTGCTTGTTGTTTCCAATCCAGTGGGTGTCTTGACCTATGCGGCTTGGAAGATCAGCGGCTTTCCCAAAAACCGTGTTATTGGAAGTGGTTGCAATCTGGATTC CCGGTCCCGTTACCTAATGGGGGAAAGGCTGGGAGTTCACCCGGTAAGCTGCCATGGGTGGGTCCTTGGAGAGCATGGAGACTCCAGTGTGCCTGTATGGAGTGGAGTAAATGTTGCTGGTGTCTCCCTGAAGAATCTGCACCCTGACTCAGGCACTGATGCAGATAAGGAACCGTGGAAAGAGGTTCACAAACAGGTGGCTGACAGTGCCTATGAGGTGATCAAACTGAAAGGCTACACTTCCTGGGCCACTGGACTGTCTGGGGCAGATTTGGCAGAAAGTATAATGAAGAATCTTAGGCGGGTGCATCCGATTTCCACCATGATTAAGGGTCTCTATGGAACAAAAGATGATGTCTTCCTTAGTGTTCCTTGCATCTTGGGACAGAATGGAATCTCAGACGCTGTGAAGGTGACCCTGACTCCTGAGGAAGTGGCCCGTTTGAAGAAGAGTGCAGATACACTCTGGGGGATCCAAAAAGAGCTGCAGTTTTAG